From Salmo salar chromosome ssa04, Ssal_v3.1, whole genome shotgun sequence, one genomic window encodes:
- the LOC106602162 gene encoding ladderlectin, with protein sequence MKVLIIFALLCVALSARAAAVPVESDPVESDAVAVEEPKSAPGEAVEVEAPAAEEKLSDGPGVFSEAEIEAVEVVAAAPKDKAARRFCPDGWFSYQSKCYMFVNTPRSWFGAEEHCNELGASLASAGSSPEYRYLQQITRTANRATAWIGGFYLQGTWMWIDRSGMYYTNWYSQSTATSNSCMYLQSAVGQGWRNLGCGGQLPFICVHNYRC encoded by the exons atgaaGGTTCTGATCATCTTTGCACTACTTTGTGTCGCCCTCTCTGCTAGGGCAGCAGCAG TTCCTGTGGAGAGCGATCCTGTGGAGAGCGATGCTGTGGCGGTAGAAGAGCCAAAAAGTGCCCCAG GGGAGGCTGTTGAGGTTGAGGCTCCTGCAGCAGAAGAGAAGCTGAGTGACGGCCCAG GTGTCTTTTCAGAAGCTGAGATTGAGGCAGTTGAGGTGGTTGCAGCAGCACCTAAAGATAAAG CGGCACGCAGGTTCTGCCCTGACGGATGGTTCAGCTACCAGTCCAAGTGTTACATGTTTGTGAACACTCCTCGGTCCTGGTTCGGAGCCGAG GAACACTGCAATGAACTGGGCGCCAGCCTGGCCTCCGCCGGCTCCTCCCCCGAGTATCGTTACCTGCAACAGATAACCAGAACAGCCAACAGAGCCACCGCCTGGATCGGTGGATTCTACCTCCAG GGAACTTGGATGTGGATCGACCGCTCAGGAATGTATTACACCAACTGGTACAGCCAGAGCACCGCAACCAGCAACTCCTGCATGTACCTGCAATCTGCTG TGGGCCAGGGGTGGAGGAACCTCGGATGTGGCGGACAATTACCATTCATCTGCGTGCACAACTATCGCTGTTAG